From Flavobacterium alkalisoli, the proteins below share one genomic window:
- the rnhA gene encoding ribonuclease HI: MTHQIHIYTDGAAKGNPGPGGYGVVMEQVGTGYKREFYEGFRLTTNNRMELLAVIVGLEKLKTPGMAVLVVSDSKYVVDSVTKGWVFGWEKKGYAGKKNPDLWKRFLKIYRQHKVDFKWIKGHNNHPQNERCDQLAVMASQQPVLNIDAYYETEGEKLL; the protein is encoded by the coding sequence ATGACACACCAAATACATATATATACTGATGGCGCAGCCAAGGGTAATCCCGGGCCGGGCGGTTATGGTGTGGTTATGGAGCAGGTGGGTACCGGTTATAAAAGGGAATTTTATGAAGGTTTTCGGCTAACAACCAATAACCGTATGGAGCTGCTTGCGGTAATCGTGGGTCTTGAAAAACTAAAAACTCCCGGAATGGCTGTCCTTGTGGTTTCCGATTCCAAGTATGTGGTAGATTCGGTTACAAAAGGCTGGGTTTTTGGCTGGGAGAAAAAAGGCTATGCCGGAAAAAAGAATCCTGATCTATGGAAGCGTTTTCTTAAAATATACAGGCAGCATAAAGTAGATTTTAAATGGATTAAAGGGCATAATAATCATCCGCAAAATGAGCGTTGTGACCAGCTTGCGGTTATGGCTTCGCAACAGCCTGTGCTTAATATTGATGCTTACTACGAAACTGAAGGGGAGAAGTTGCTGTAA
- the fabF gene encoding beta-ketoacyl-ACP synthase II has translation MKLRRVVVTGLGALTPIGNNVEEYWNALINGVSGAAPITYFDTTNFKTKFACEVKNFKVEDFIDRKEARKMDRYAQYAIVSSDEAVKDANFDFDKLDKDRVGVIWGSGIGGLETFQEEVMNFAAGNGTPKFNPFFIPKMIADIAGGHISMKYGFRGPNFTTVSACASSTNALIDAFNYIRLGHADVMVTGGSEAAVTIAGMGGFNAMHALSTRNDDPKTASRPMDKDRDGFVLGEGAGSLIIEEYEHAIARGATIYCEIGGGGMSADAHHITAPHPEGLGAKNVMLNCLRDAGLQPTDVDAVNMHGTSTPLGDIAESKAILEVFGEHAYNLNLNSTKSMTGHLLGAAGAIEAIASILSIKHGIVPPTINHFTDDENIDPKLNFTFNKAQKRDVKVAISNTFGFGGHNACVLVKKLEL, from the coding sequence ATGAAATTAAGAAGAGTTGTAGTAACCGGCTTAGGCGCCCTTACACCAATAGGAAACAACGTTGAGGAGTACTGGAATGCACTTATCAACGGAGTTAGCGGTGCTGCCCCTATTACATATTTTGATACGACTAACTTCAAAACAAAATTTGCCTGCGAAGTAAAAAATTTCAAGGTAGAAGATTTTATAGACAGAAAAGAAGCAAGGAAAATGGACCGTTACGCTCAGTATGCCATTGTTTCGAGCGATGAGGCTGTAAAAGACGCCAATTTTGATTTTGATAAGCTGGATAAAGACAGAGTAGGTGTAATTTGGGGTTCAGGTATTGGAGGTTTAGAAACCTTCCAGGAAGAAGTAATGAACTTTGCTGCCGGTAACGGTACACCAAAATTCAACCCGTTCTTTATTCCTAAAATGATAGCTGATATTGCAGGTGGCCACATTTCTATGAAATATGGCTTTAGAGGGCCAAACTTTACTACGGTATCTGCCTGTGCATCATCAACAAACGCTTTAATAGACGCTTTTAATTACATTCGTTTAGGCCATGCAGATGTTATGGTTACCGGAGGTAGTGAGGCTGCCGTTACCATTGCAGGTATGGGCGGTTTTAATGCTATGCACGCGCTTTCTACAAGAAACGACGATCCTAAAACAGCTTCAAGGCCAATGGATAAAGACCGCGATGGTTTTGTACTTGGTGAAGGAGCAGGATCACTTATTATTGAAGAATATGAGCACGCTATAGCAAGGGGCGCAACTATTTATTGCGAAATTGGCGGAGGCGGAATGAGCGCCGATGCACACCACATTACAGCTCCACACCCTGAAGGGCTTGGCGCTAAAAATGTTATGCTAAACTGTTTAAGGGATGCAGGATTACAGCCTACAGATGTAGACGCTGTTAACATGCACGGAACATCTACACCACTTGGAGACATTGCAGAGTCTAAAGCAATTCTTGAAGTGTTTGGAGAACATGCATACAACCTTAACCTTAACTCTACAAAGTCTATGACAGGTCACCTTCTTGGTGCTGCCGGGGCTATAGAAGCTATTGCTTCAATACTTTCTATCAAACACGGTATTGTTCCTCCTACCATCAATCACTTTACTGATGACGAGAACATTGACCCTAAACTAAACTTTACTTTTAACAAAGCTCAAAAGAGAGATGTAAAAGTAGCTATAAGCAACACGTTTGGTTTTGGCGGTCACAATGCCTGCGTTTTGGTTAAAAAACTGGAATTATAA
- the purN gene encoding phosphoribosylglycinamide formyltransferase, translated as MKNIVLFASGGGSNAEKIMEYFAKKDNFDVVGLFTNNPNAGAIDRAKNYNVPVFVFNREELNSDIVLKKVQALNPDIIVLAGFLWKFPSNIIAQYPNKVVNIHPALLPKYGGKGMYGINVHRAVLENKEKETGITIHYVDDNYDEGNIIFQQAIAVEECLTPEDVALKVLTLEHEHFPRIIEELLGD; from the coding sequence ATGAAAAACATAGTACTTTTTGCTTCGGGAGGGGGGTCTAACGCCGAAAAGATCATGGAATACTTTGCGAAAAAAGACAATTTTGATGTAGTTGGACTGTTTACCAACAACCCAAATGCGGGTGCAATAGACAGGGCAAAAAACTATAATGTACCTGTTTTTGTATTTAATCGTGAGGAGCTTAACAGCGATATTGTACTGAAAAAAGTGCAGGCTCTTAATCCTGATATTATAGTTTTAGCCGGCTTTTTATGGAAATTTCCTTCAAATATTATTGCTCAATATCCTAATAAGGTTGTCAATATACATCCGGCATTATTACCTAAATATGGCGGTAAAGGGATGTATGGCATTAATGTGCACAGGGCGGTTCTTGAAAATAAAGAGAAAGAAACCGGCATTACCATACATTATGTAGATGATAATTATGATGAGGGTAATATTATATTCCAGCAGGCTATTGCTGTTGAAGAATGCCTTACTCCCGAAGATGTTGCGCTAAAAGTGCTAACACTGGAGCATGAGCATTTTCCAAGAATTATAGAAGAACTTTTAGGTGATTAA
- a CDS encoding amidophosphoribosyltransferase gives MSDALKHECGIALLRLRKPLEYYKEKYGTAFYGVQKMYLLMEKQHNRGQDGAGFASIKMDLKPGQRYISRVRSNQPQPIQDIFMQINGRINEEMAAHPEYADNVQLQKENVPYIGEVFLGHVRYGTFGKNSIESVHPFLRQNNWMHRNLIVAGNFNLTNVKELFDSLVELGQHPKELADTVTVMEKIGHFLDEDVMDIYQQCKNEGYTKQEASAVIAERLNVAKILKRASKKWDGGYAMAGLVGHGDSFVMRDPAGIRPAYYYQDDEVVVVASERPVIQTVFNVPFEAVQELTPGNAIIIKKSGETNIEEIIPALPKKSCSFERIYFSRGSDAEIYEERKQLGRLVLPQVLEAIDSDTDNAVFSYIPNTAETSFFGMVEAAQDFLNQRKNDYILNNRTTLTEETLKELLSVKIRTEKVAIKDAKLRTFITEDSSRDDLVAHVYDVTYGVIKPEDNLVIIDDSIVRGTTLKKSIIKMMDRLNPKRIVVVSSAPQIRYPDCYGIDMAKLEGLIAFKATHELLKERGMEHIVEEVYKKSKAQENLPDDEVVNYVKEFYAPFTDQEISDKIAEMLSSDDINAEVKIIFQSVDNLHKACPKNLGDWYFTGDYPTHGGNRVVNRAFINFYEGNDARAY, from the coding sequence ATGAGTGACGCTTTAAAGCATGAATGTGGTATAGCACTATTAAGATTACGTAAGCCTTTAGAGTATTATAAAGAAAAATACGGAACGGCTTTTTACGGAGTGCAGAAAATGTATTTGCTGATGGAAAAGCAGCATAACCGCGGTCAGGACGGTGCAGGATTTGCCAGCATCAAAATGGATTTAAAACCGGGGCAGCGTTACATAAGCAGGGTACGATCTAATCAGCCGCAGCCTATACAGGATATCTTTATGCAGATAAACGGAAGGATTAATGAGGAGATGGCTGCACATCCTGAATATGCTGATAATGTACAGTTACAAAAAGAAAATGTTCCTTATATTGGAGAGGTGTTTTTAGGACACGTAAGGTATGGTACTTTTGGTAAGAACAGTATAGAAAGTGTTCACCCGTTCCTTCGTCAAAATAACTGGATGCACCGTAACCTTATTGTTGCGGGTAACTTTAACCTTACTAATGTTAAGGAGCTTTTTGACAGTCTTGTAGAATTAGGCCAACATCCTAAAGAACTTGCCGATACGGTAACGGTTATGGAAAAGATAGGCCACTTCCTGGATGAGGATGTGATGGATATCTACCAGCAGTGTAAAAATGAAGGTTATACAAAACAGGAAGCTTCGGCAGTTATTGCAGAAAGGCTTAATGTTGCTAAAATACTTAAACGTGCTTCTAAAAAATGGGATGGTGGTTATGCCATGGCCGGTTTGGTAGGACACGGAGATTCATTTGTAATGAGAGATCCGGCGGGTATCCGTCCGGCATATTACTACCAGGATGATGAGGTTGTTGTTGTTGCTTCAGAAAGGCCGGTTATCCAAACCGTATTCAATGTTCCTTTTGAGGCAGTACAGGAGCTTACTCCGGGTAATGCAATTATCATTAAGAAAAGCGGTGAGACAAATATCGAGGAAATTATTCCTGCACTGCCTAAAAAGTCATGTTCTTTTGAGAGAATCTATTTCTCAAGAGGTAGCGATGCTGAGATATATGAAGAGCGTAAACAACTTGGTCGTTTAGTATTACCTCAGGTTCTTGAAGCTATAGACAGCGATACAGATAATGCCGTATTCTCTTATATTCCAAACACAGCAGAAACTTCTTTCTTCGGTATGGTGGAAGCCGCTCAGGATTTCCTTAACCAGAGAAAGAACGATTACATACTTAACAACAGGACCACACTTACAGAAGAAACTCTTAAAGAACTTCTTTCGGTTAAAATACGTACAGAGAAAGTGGCTATTAAGGATGCTAAGCTAAGAACCTTTATTACAGAGGATAGCAGCAGGGATGATTTAGTTGCTCACGTTTACGACGTTACTTACGGTGTTATTAAACCGGAAGATAACCTTGTAATTATTGACGACAGTATCGTTAGGGGTACAACGCTTAAAAAGAGCATCATAAAAATGATGGACAGGCTAAATCCTAAACGAATTGTTGTAGTGTCTTCTGCGCCACAAATAAGGTATCCGGACTGTTATGGTATAGATATGGCTAAATTAGAAGGCCTGATAGCCTTTAAAGCGACTCATGAGCTTCTTAAGGAAAGAGGAATGGAGCATATTGTTGAGGAAGTATATAAAAAATCGAAAGCACAGGAAAACCTGCCGGATGATGAAGTGGTGAACTATGTAAAAGAGTTCTATGCGCCATTTACCGATCAGGAGATATCTGATAAGATTGCCGAAATGTTAAGTTCAGATGATATAAATGCGGAGGTAAAAATCATTTTCCAGAGTGTGGATAACCTTCACAAAGCGTGTCCTAAGAATTTAGGAGACTGGTACTTTACGGGTGATTACCCTACTCATGGAGGTAACCGTGTGGTTAACAGGGCGTTTATAAACTTTTACGAAGGAAATGATGCAAGAGCCTATTAA
- a CDS encoding UvrD-helicase domain-containing protein, translated as MKNAAFSIYNASAGSGKTYMLVKEYLKILLLAPTDDAYRKILAITFTNKAVEEMKSRIIVNLSEFSKDEPDVKAGALMKSLSIETGLSLATIKDKSRAIIKNIIHNYASFDISTIDRFTHKVIRAFAHDLNLSVSFDVSLETENLLQEAVDAIIAKAGENDVLTSLLVDFSVDKTDNDKSWDVTYELFEIGKLLINENNRNEVVHFKDKPIEEFLFVKEKLRQNIAELEHESKALGDSIFDLLEQKGIDLKSFSRGIFPNHIGYIQKGELKSTHKKYHEPEDIAVNKTAKDKDSIDSVSGELISMLQKVYRNYEKKNFYEAFLKNITPLSLLNSISQELERIQKEQNVLSISEFNAIIYKEIQNQPAPFIYERLGERYRHFFIDEFQDTSQMQWHNLIPLIDNSLSSEDMGVKGSLMIVGDPKQSIYRWRGGKAEQFIELSKEFNPFSNPDKEIIELGQNYRSYSEVINFNNEFFSLLSGEFEDADYKDLYANHSKQEFNDKTGGYVNISFLPEIQQDEDAEEAPDKNQLYLEAVLHTIQEVKAKGFNYRDIVLLTRRRQPGVLLANFLTENKVPILSSETLLIENAAEVKLIINLLRYLKSNANKEAKAHFLYFAANSQNLGQRTHDFIAEGMEQPTEEALEFWLKNYGISISFKNCRKRSLYEAVETIIDAFIKEKGNQSYVQYFLDLVLEKDVRAQSGIADFLEYWDNNGSKFSIPSPEGNDAVRIMTIHKSKGLEFPVVIFPFAEEDYAKSPRDKMWLELDDETLGFQKALIDSKKEVAEYGDKASELYTIKSQEEMLDNINILYVALTRAEEQLYIISNRNFTSKGELTNNMSSYFIKYLMQKGVFDNRIAGYEFGSPEKISGAKEYVSNQQTIKVVGERFSPRGVKIAQRESLMWGTNQLKAIEFGNVMHEILSFVHTADDIDLAIIKATEAGLITKLQEEEIKLSLEAVVHHDELKEFFTPDSIVFNEQNIIRKNIQTIKPDRVTIKDNKAWLLDYKTGAHTPRYETQLAEYEKALEEMGYEVAKKALVYISENINVVHLSHN; from the coding sequence GTGAAAAACGCTGCCTTTTCAATATATAATGCTTCTGCAGGTTCGGGTAAAACATATATGCTTGTAAAAGAGTATCTTAAAATTCTGTTGCTCGCCCCTACAGATGATGCCTATCGTAAAATTCTTGCCATAACCTTTACCAATAAAGCTGTAGAGGAAATGAAGAGCAGGATTATAGTGAACCTTTCTGAATTTTCAAAAGACGAACCGGATGTAAAGGCCGGGGCATTAATGAAGAGCCTTTCTATAGAAACGGGCTTGTCATTAGCTACCATAAAAGATAAGTCGAGGGCTATCATCAAGAATATAATACACAATTATGCTTCTTTTGATATTTCTACAATAGACCGTTTTACACATAAGGTAATACGTGCTTTTGCACATGATTTAAATCTTTCCGTGTCATTTGATGTATCATTGGAAACCGAAAATCTGCTTCAGGAAGCGGTTGATGCCATTATTGCTAAAGCAGGAGAAAATGATGTGCTTACAAGTTTGTTGGTAGATTTTTCTGTAGATAAAACGGATAATGATAAAAGCTGGGATGTAACCTATGAGCTTTTTGAAATAGGCAAGTTGCTTATTAACGAGAACAACCGCAATGAGGTAGTCCATTTTAAAGATAAGCCCATTGAGGAATTTTTGTTTGTAAAGGAAAAATTACGACAGAATATAGCTGAGCTTGAACATGAAAGCAAAGCTTTAGGTGATTCTATTTTTGATTTACTGGAACAAAAGGGAATAGACTTAAAGTCGTTTTCAAGAGGTATATTCCCTAATCATATTGGTTATATACAAAAAGGGGAGCTTAAATCAACTCATAAAAAATATCATGAGCCGGAAGATATAGCAGTCAACAAAACGGCAAAGGACAAAGATAGTATTGATTCCGTTTCGGGAGAGTTGATTAGTATGCTTCAAAAGGTGTACAGGAACTATGAAAAGAAAAACTTTTATGAGGCCTTCCTTAAAAATATTACACCCCTGTCACTGCTTAATTCTATAAGCCAGGAGTTGGAGCGCATACAAAAAGAGCAGAACGTACTTTCTATATCAGAGTTTAACGCCATTATATATAAAGAGATCCAGAACCAGCCTGCTCCTTTTATTTATGAAAGATTAGGAGAGAGGTACAGGCACTTTTTTATAGACGAGTTTCAGGATACCTCACAAATGCAGTGGCATAACCTGATACCTCTTATAGATAACTCATTATCTTCTGAAGATATGGGAGTAAAAGGTTCCCTTATGATAGTTGGCGACCCTAAGCAGTCCATTTACCGATGGAGAGGCGGTAAGGCCGAACAGTTTATTGAGTTGAGTAAGGAGTTTAATCCTTTTTCAAACCCTGATAAGGAGATAATAGAGCTGGGTCAGAATTACAGGAGTTACAGTGAGGTGATTAATTTTAATAATGAATTCTTCTCATTGCTTTCGGGAGAATTTGAGGATGCCGATTATAAGGATTTATATGCGAATCATAGCAAACAGGAATTTAATGATAAAACCGGAGGCTATGTAAATATTTCGTTCCTTCCCGAAATACAGCAGGATGAAGATGCAGAAGAAGCTCCCGATAAAAATCAGCTATATCTTGAAGCTGTTTTACACACCATACAGGAAGTAAAAGCAAAAGGGTTTAATTACAGGGATATTGTATTGCTTACACGAAGGAGACAGCCGGGGGTGTTGCTTGCTAATTTTCTGACCGAAAATAAAGTCCCTATACTATCTTCAGAAACGCTGCTTATAGAAAATGCAGCTGAGGTAAAACTGATTATCAACCTGTTGCGTTATCTTAAAAGCAATGCTAACAAAGAGGCTAAAGCGCATTTCCTGTATTTTGCAGCAAACAGTCAGAATTTAGGACAAAGAACACATGATTTTATTGCTGAAGGAATGGAGCAGCCTACCGAGGAAGCTCTTGAATTCTGGCTGAAAAATTATGGGATAAGTATCTCATTTAAGAATTGCAGGAAACGGTCGCTTTACGAAGCGGTGGAAACCATTATAGACGCCTTTATAAAGGAAAAAGGTAATCAGTCGTATGTGCAGTATTTTCTTGACCTGGTGCTTGAAAAAGATGTAAGGGCACAGTCCGGTATAGCCGACTTTCTGGAATATTGGGACAATAACGGATCAAAATTCAGCATACCGTCTCCGGAAGGAAATGATGCGGTTAGAATTATGACAATTCACAAATCGAAAGGTTTGGAATTCCCTGTAGTGATATTCCCTTTTGCTGAGGAAGATTATGCAAAGTCGCCCCGCGATAAAATGTGGCTTGAACTGGATGATGAAACACTTGGGTTTCAAAAAGCACTTATCGACAGTAAAAAGGAAGTTGCCGAATATGGAGATAAGGCTTCGGAATTGTATACGATAAAGTCGCAGGAAGAAATGCTTGATAATATCAATATCCTTTATGTGGCATTAACCCGGGCTGAAGAGCAACTGTATATTATATCTAACAGGAACTTTACCTCTAAAGGCGAGCTGACCAATAACATGTCGTCTTATTTTATAAAATACCTGATGCAGAAAGGTGTTTTTGATAACCGCATTGCTGGATATGAGTTTGGTAGTCCGGAGAAAATATCAGGGGCTAAAGAATATGTTTCCAACCAGCAGACTATAAAAGTGGTTGGCGAAAGGTTTAGTCCGAGAGGGGTGAAAATTGCCCAAAGGGAATCTCTTATGTGGGGTACAAACCAGCTAAAGGCAATAGAGTTTGGTAACGTGATGCACGAAATATTGTCGTTTGTGCATACAGCCGATGATATAGATCTTGCCATTATAAAAGCAACAGAAGCGGGACTTATTACAAAACTGCAGGAAGAGGAAATTAAACTAAGTCTGGAGGCAGTTGTGCATCATGACGAACTTAAGGAGTTTTTTACTCCTGACAGTATTGTATTTAATGAGCAGAACATTATCAGGAAAAATATACAGACCATCAAACCGGACAGGGTAACCATAAAAGACAATAAGGCATGGCTGCTGGATTACAAAACCGGGGCACATACACCGCGTTATGAAACACAGTTGGCAGAGTACGAAAAGGCATTGGAAGAAATGGGTTATGAGGTGGCTAAAAAAGCATTGGTGTATATATCAGAAAATATAAATGTGGTACATTTGTCGCATAATTAG
- a CDS encoding superoxide dismutase, protein MAFELPKLPYAYDALEPHIDARTMEIHHTKHHNAYTTNLNNAIDGTDLEGKTIDNILINLDMSNGALRNNGGGYYNHNLFWQILSPKGGGEPTGELEAAIEKAFGSFAEFKAKFAKAAATQFGSGWAWLCVHKGGKLDICATPNQDNPLMPEVGCGGTPILGLDVWEHAYYLNYQNRRPDYIDAFFNVINWEEVARRYANEK, encoded by the coding sequence ATGGCTTTTGAATTACCAAAACTTCCTTATGCGTATGATGCGCTGGAGCCTCACATTGATGCACGCACTATGGAAATACATCATACCAAACACCATAACGCCTATACAACCAACCTTAATAACGCAATAGACGGAACTGATCTTGAGGGAAAAACGATAGATAATATCCTTATCAATCTTGACATGTCTAACGGTGCTTTAAGAAATAATGGTGGTGGTTACTACAACCACAATCTTTTCTGGCAGATACTTTCTCCAAAAGGAGGAGGCGAACCTACGGGTGAGCTTGAAGCTGCTATTGAAAAAGCATTTGGTTCTTTTGCTGAGTTTAAGGCAAAATTTGCTAAGGCTGCTGCTACTCAATTCGGTTCAGGATGGGCATGGTTATGTGTACATAAAGGAGGCAAACTTGACATTTGTGCTACCCCTAATCAAGATAACCCATTAATGCCGGAAGTTGGTTGCGGAGGTACTCCAATACTTGGACTTGACGTATGGGAGCATGCTTATTACCTAAACTACCAGAACAGAAGGCCTGACTATATTGATGCTTTCTTCAATGTTATTAACTGGGAAGAAGTGGCAAGACGTTACGCTAACGAAAAATAA
- a CDS encoding VOC family protein — protein MKNSVKEPLTVNLWFEKDADEAANFYTSVFSDGEILGTFRYGKEGQEIHGMPEGALMTIEFMAHGTKFVGLNGGPLFKFNESVSFIIKCEDQEEVDYYWNKLGEGGNPESKQCGWLKDKYGVSWQVVPKVLYKLLSDSDKAKTGKMMNALLEMKKLDIAKLEEAFNS, from the coding sequence ATGAAAAATTCAGTCAAAGAGCCGCTTACCGTTAATTTATGGTTTGAAAAAGATGCAGACGAAGCCGCCAACTTTTACACCTCAGTATTTAGTGACGGTGAAATTTTAGGCACGTTTAGATACGGAAAAGAAGGACAGGAAATTCACGGGATGCCCGAGGGAGCACTAATGACAATTGAGTTTATGGCACACGGCACTAAATTCGTAGGATTGAATGGCGGCCCGCTATTTAAATTCAACGAGTCGGTTTCCTTTATTATTAAATGCGAAGACCAGGAAGAAGTAGACTACTACTGGAACAAACTTGGCGAAGGCGGTAATCCCGAGTCAAAACAATGCGGATGGCTTAAAGATAAGTATGGGGTATCGTGGCAGGTTGTACCTAAAGTACTCTACAAACTACTTAGCGATTCTGACAAGGCAAAAACCGGAAAGATGATGAATGCACTGCTGGAAATGAAAAAGCTCGACATTGCTAAACTGGAAGAAGCCTTTAACAGCTAA
- a CDS encoding acyl carrier protein, translating to MSDIASRVKAIIVDKLGVDENEVVTEASFTNDLGADSLDTVELIMEFEKEFDIQIPDDQAENISTVGQAISYIEEAKK from the coding sequence ATGTCAGACATTGCATCAAGAGTAAAAGCGATTATCGTAGACAAATTAGGTGTTGACGAAAACGAAGTTGTAACAGAAGCAAGCTTCACAAATGATCTAGGAGCAGATTCACTAGACACTGTTGAGCTTATCATGGAGTTCGAAAAAGAATTTGACATTCAGATTCCGGACGATCAGGCTGAGAACATCTCTACTGTTGGTCAGGCTATTTCTTACATAGAAGAAGCAAAAAAATAA
- a CDS encoding PfkB family carbohydrate kinase produces the protein MNKLLIVGSVAFDAIETPFGKTDKILGGAGTYIGLASSFFKVQSAIVSVVGEDFPQEYIDLFSNRGIDVSAIEVVKGGKTFFWKGRYHNDLNSRDTLETQLNVLGDFQPKVPQNFKDADVVMLGNLHPLVQISVLDQMEREPKLVVLDTMNFWMDCALPELKEVIKRVDVITVNDEEARQLTGEYSLVKAAAKIQKMGPEFVVIKKGEHGALLFHDKQVFYAPALPLEEVFDPTGAGDTFAGGFAGYITQSENLSFKNMKNAIIYGSTLASYCVEEFGTQRMERLQKEEVIDRLQQFKALTQFDISLGLDNEEE, from the coding sequence ATGAATAAATTACTTATTGTAGGTTCAGTTGCTTTTGATGCTATCGAAACACCTTTCGGCAAAACCGATAAGATACTGGGTGGCGCGGGTACATACATAGGGCTTGCATCTTCATTTTTCAAAGTACAGTCAGCTATTGTTTCAGTTGTTGGAGAAGACTTTCCACAGGAATATATCGACTTATTTTCAAACAGGGGAATTGATGTTTCGGCTATCGAGGTAGTTAAGGGAGGTAAGACCTTTTTCTGGAAAGGACGTTACCATAACGACCTTAACTCAAGGGATACACTGGAAACGCAATTAAATGTATTGGGCGATTTTCAGCCTAAGGTTCCTCAAAACTTTAAGGATGCCGATGTGGTTATGTTAGGCAACCTGCATCCGCTTGTACAAATTAGCGTTCTTGACCAAATGGAAAGGGAGCCTAAGCTTGTAGTTCTTGATACCATGAATTTTTGGATGGACTGTGCACTGCCGGAGCTTAAAGAAGTTATTAAGCGTGTAGATGTTATAACGGTTAATGATGAGGAAGCAAGACAATTAACAGGAGAATATTCGCTGGTTAAGGCGGCTGCCAAAATCCAGAAAATGGGCCCGGAATTTGTAGTAATTAAAAAAGGAGAACACGGCGCATTGCTGTTTCATGATAAGCAGGTGTTTTATGCACCGGCGCTTCCGCTTGAAGAAGTGTTTGACCCAACAGGGGCAGGAGATACTTTTGCAGGAGGGTTTGCAGGTTATATAACGCAAAGCGAAAACCTGTCGTTTAAGAATATGAAAAACGCGATTATTTATGGTTCCACTCTCGCTTCGTATTGCGTAGAGGAGTTTGGTACACAAAGGATGGAACGCCTGCAGAAGGAGGAGGTAATAGACCGCCTGCAGCAGTTTAAAGCTTTAACCCAGTTTGACATCTCGCTGGGACTTGATAACGAAGAAGAGTAA